Proteins found in one Paenibacillus wynnii genomic segment:
- a CDS encoding class I SAM-dependent methyltransferase: MPTHPYVSRFFVNSDARREKLVYDLPDSWWSRPYEYEWCMNFISPHDTVLDAACGISHPLKFHLAETCEEAYACDADERILSEKAIMDGIIQDVGEKAAREVLHSRTDRLHLAHANLTNLPYDDESFDTIFCISVLEHLTSEDTIYALREFHRTLNGEGLLILTFDYPSVNLSQMNELLLQSGFVYWGETDFNLPVDAVRTDLWGGRHCFRAVLKKVTY, encoded by the coding sequence ATGCCGACACATCCTTATGTTTCCCGTTTTTTTGTGAATTCCGATGCAAGGCGAGAAAAATTGGTATATGATTTGCCGGATTCCTGGTGGAGCAGACCCTATGAGTACGAGTGGTGTATGAACTTTATTTCCCCCCATGATACAGTTCTCGATGCCGCTTGCGGTATATCACATCCCTTGAAGTTCCACCTTGCAGAGACCTGTGAGGAGGCCTACGCCTGCGATGCGGATGAACGGATATTATCAGAAAAAGCAATTATGGATGGAATTATCCAAGATGTTGGGGAAAAGGCCGCGAGGGAGGTCCTGCATAGCAGAACAGATAGACTCCATCTGGCGCATGCTAATTTAACAAACCTACCTTATGATGACGAGAGTTTTGACACTATTTTTTGTATCTCTGTGCTTGAGCATTTAACGTCAGAAGATACGATTTACGCCTTACGTGAGTTCCATAGAACTTTAAATGGTGAGGGATTGCTGATCCTGACCTTTGATTACCCCTCCGTAAATCTTTCTCAAATGAATGAACTACTTCTACAGTCTGGATTTGTCTACTGGGGGGAGACGGACTTTAATCTCCCGGTAGATGCGGTAAGAACCGACTTGTGGGGTGGGCGTCATTGCTTCCGTGCAGTCTTGAAAAAGGTGACGTATTGA
- a CDS encoding YolD-like family protein — protein MSRKLESIWDCSRMVMPEHKQRIIREEREQVQRVKPELDPQAIDEIEQAIAQSIENHSPITLTLYHPKCDKDIRGIVMSVDRQMRQIKVRWSEDDWDWIKLDDVISAAT, from the coding sequence ATGTCTCGAAAATTAGAAAGCATATGGGATTGTAGCAGGATGGTGATGCCAGAGCATAAGCAGCGGATAATCCGAGAAGAGAGGGAACAGGTACAACGGGTAAAACCGGAACTTGATCCACAGGCTATAGATGAGATCGAACAGGCTATAGCTCAATCCATTGAGAATCATAGCCCAATTACTTTAACGCTATATCATCCCAAGTGCGATAAAGATATCCGAGGCATCGTCATGTCTGTAGATCGGCAGATGCGTCAAATAAAAGTACGATGGTCAGAGGATGATTGGGATTGGATTAAATTAGATGATGTTATATCAGCTGCTACATAA
- a CDS encoding NAD-dependent epimerase/dehydratase family protein: MAKVVVTGGSGMLGKWVVRHFIEQGYEVVNVDTHKPADSLGHTLIADLNNLGEVYSVLAGADAVVHLAAIPAAHIKTNEVTFQNNVMSTYNILEAAAGLGIRKAVIASSESSYGIVFAVNRFGPQYVPVDEEHPQLPQDSYGLSKVVNELTADMFHRRTGMQIVSLRIGNVIDPSAYEQFPSFIHDPEQRDRILWSYIDTRDVAEACQKAVEAEGLGAVQLNIAADDTSMDVSSRALLEARFPEVTEFRQPLTGHETLLSNEKAKSLLNWQPKHAWRDYVKSE, translated from the coding sequence ATGGCAAAGGTTGTAGTTACCGGGGGCAGCGGCATGCTTGGTAAATGGGTGGTTCGTCATTTTATAGAACAAGGCTATGAGGTTGTCAACGTAGATACGCATAAGCCTGCCGATTCCTTAGGCCATACTCTAATCGCAGATTTGAATAACTTAGGTGAAGTATATAGTGTACTGGCAGGGGCAGATGCGGTAGTGCATTTGGCGGCTATCCCTGCTGCTCATATTAAGACGAATGAAGTCACTTTTCAAAATAATGTGATGTCGACCTACAATATTCTAGAGGCTGCGGCTGGACTTGGAATCCGTAAAGCGGTTATCGCCTCCAGTGAATCTTCCTATGGAATTGTATTTGCAGTTAACCGTTTTGGGCCGCAGTATGTTCCAGTGGACGAGGAGCATCCCCAACTGCCCCAAGACAGCTATGGTTTATCTAAAGTTGTCAATGAACTGACAGCGGATATGTTCCATCGCAGAACAGGGATGCAGATTGTCTCTCTTCGGATCGGAAATGTGATTGACCCATCGGCATATGAGCAATTCCCATCGTTCATTCATGATCCTGAACAACGTGACCGGATTTTATGGAGTTATATTGATACTAGGGACGTTGCGGAGGCCTGTCAGAAGGCGGTTGAGGCTGAAGGACTGGGTGCAGTACAGTTGAATATTGCCGCTGACGATACTAGCATGGACGTATCAAGCCGGGCGTTGCTGGAGGCCCGTTTCCCGGAAGTGACTGAATTCCGCCAACCGCTAACCGGTCATGAAACGCTCCTCAGCAATGAGAAAGCCAAAAGCCTGCTGAATTGGCAGCCGAAACATGCTTGGCGGGATTATGTTAAAAGTGAATAA
- a CDS encoding helix-turn-helix domain-containing protein: MALSLGECRLRNLREAKGLSQLALSEALMQRYGLSISDTSISAYERGKKKLNPLVSRAICLTLGCVEADLYVFVEA; the protein is encoded by the coding sequence ATGGCACTCAGCTTAGGGGAGTGCCGGCTACGCAATCTGAGGGAAGCTAAGGGATTGAGCCAATTAGCTCTTTCTGAAGCGTTGATGCAAAGATATGGCTTGTCAATTTCTGATACATCCATATCTGCTTACGAGAGGGGCAAGAAAAAACTCAACCCTCTAGTTAGTAGAGCAATATGTCTTACTCTTGGATGTGTAGAAGCCGATCTTTATGTATTCGTTGAAGCGTAG
- a CDS encoding winged helix-turn-helix transcriptional regulator, translating to MEAANASRNYVPKVPVNIDCNVEKTLDVLGGKWAFLVLRELFDGTKRFGELQRNIKCISPRALTNTLRHLEDQGVLERHAFPTVPVTVEYTLTPKGVDLHQILKEMKLWAAKWT from the coding sequence GTGGAAGCAGCTAATGCGTCAAGAAATTATGTCCCGAAAGTCCCTGTTAATATTGATTGTAATGTTGAAAAAACACTCGATGTTCTCGGAGGAAAATGGGCTTTTCTAGTCCTACGAGAGTTGTTCGACGGCACCAAACGTTTTGGTGAGCTGCAACGAAATATCAAATGCATCAGTCCTCGCGCATTAACGAATACACTTCGCCATTTGGAAGATCAAGGTGTGCTTGAACGTCATGCTTTTCCGACGGTTCCCGTAACGGTAGAATATACTTTAACCCCCAAAGGTGTAGATTTGCACCAGATTTTGAAGGAAATGAAGCTTTGGGCGGCGAAGTGGACATAG
- a CDS encoding helix-turn-helix transcriptional regulator, protein MKINVINKSRLCELRKNRGYSIKDVSIMLGITEKGMVDIEEKPSEVSIQLAAKLARFYNMPTSMITWN, encoded by the coding sequence ATGAAAATAAATGTTATAAATAAAAGCAGACTATGCGAGTTAAGAAAGAATCGCGGGTACAGCATAAAGGATGTGTCGATAATGTTAGGAATTACAGAAAAAGGAATGGTGGATATCGAAGAAAAACCGTCCGAAGTTTCAATTCAATTGGCGGCAAAGTTAGCAAGATTTTATAACATGCCAACTAGCATGATTACTTGGAATTGA
- a CDS encoding helix-turn-helix domain-containing protein has protein sequence MGFSFKPLWRLLVDRDMSKTEYRVSLGISSATLAKMGKGEYVSMEVLDKTCNHFGVPLHEVVEHTKDETPPA, from the coding sequence ATGGGCTTCTCATTCAAACCACTATGGCGGCTGCTCGTGGACAGAGATATGTCCAAAACGGAATATCGGGTATCACTTGGTATCTCTTCGGCGACCTTGGCTAAAATGGGGAAAGGCGAATATGTATCTATGGAGGTATTGGATAAGACCTGCAATCATTTTGGAGTACCATTACATGAAGTTGTTGAACACACAAAAGACGAAACCCCGCCGGCTTAA
- a CDS encoding CapA family protein: MRRLIVCALILIWIFPASTPVSAEESLSTPIHLIFAGDILLDGFVGDQIAQFGVNYPFVKVAPMLKKADMSFANLETPVSTRGNPSNKSFVFRSEPKTLKGLVYAGIDGVSLANNHILDYGKTAMLDTLLHLDTYKIGHTGAGKNSIQAFAPYVKTIQGKKIAVLGVSRVLSDSSWYAGSNHAGAASAYTMEPMLSEIKKSSKVNDFTVVYIHWNQEFKDYPENYARTMAKKIIDSGADMIVGAHSHCLMGVEFYKHKPIYYSLGNFVFNRSTRGGDKTLISMLVNIEIKGSEVTGQITPVKIIRGQPSFMDDIYNKETIKTLNKLSYNAKIDAQGVVSEE, encoded by the coding sequence TTGCGGAGATTAATAGTATGTGCACTTATTCTTATTTGGATTTTTCCAGCTTCCACTCCTGTGAGTGCGGAGGAGTCACTTTCAACTCCTATTCATCTAATTTTTGCCGGAGACATTCTGTTAGATGGATTTGTCGGAGATCAGATTGCTCAATTCGGGGTCAATTATCCTTTTGTGAAAGTAGCTCCCATGCTAAAAAAGGCTGATATGTCCTTTGCAAATCTTGAGACCCCAGTGTCCACTCGTGGGAATCCGTCCAATAAATCGTTTGTTTTTCGCTCAGAGCCTAAGACATTAAAGGGTTTGGTGTATGCCGGAATAGATGGTGTATCCCTGGCGAATAATCATATTCTCGATTATGGTAAGACGGCGATGCTTGATACTCTACTGCATTTGGATACATACAAAATTGGACATACCGGAGCCGGAAAGAACAGTATTCAGGCATTCGCTCCGTACGTAAAGACGATACAAGGGAAAAAAATCGCTGTGCTTGGGGTCAGCCGTGTACTTTCGGATTCCTCTTGGTATGCCGGCAGTAATCATGCGGGTGCAGCTTCAGCCTATACTATGGAACCAATGCTAAGCGAAATCAAGAAATCCTCTAAGGTGAATGACTTTACAGTTGTTTATATCCACTGGAATCAAGAATTTAAGGACTATCCTGAGAACTATGCACGTACTATGGCTAAAAAAATCATTGATAGCGGTGCAGATATGATTGTAGGTGCTCACAGCCATTGCCTCATGGGGGTTGAATTTTATAAGCATAAGCCGATCTACTATTCATTGGGCAACTTTGTATTTAACCGGTCCACTCGCGGTGGAGATAAAACATTAATATCCATGTTGGTGAATATCGAAATTAAAGGCTCAGAAGTTACGGGACAGATTACCCCGGTAAAAATAATAAGAGGTCAGCCCAGCTTCATGGATGATATCTATAATAAAGAAACTATAAAGACCCTGAACAAGTTATCCTATAATGCGAAGATAGATGCCCAAGGCGTAGTAAGTGAGGAATAA
- a CDS encoding glycerol dehydrogenase, translated as MTQVLCSPSRYIQGAGEIRKLGDYCVQLGAKGALAIVDPFILNRYKEEISHSFATHSVPLVLIEFQGECSRNQVERIIQSFDPQTVDVILGIGGGKTLDTAKAVSHFAALPVIIVPTVASTDAPCSALAVLYTDDGDFDSYLPLLRNPDVVIADVEIIAKAPARLLAAGMGDALSTYYEARACRSSGARTYAGGTGSIAAFSLAQACLDTILSEGKAAMLDVKLGECSPAVEHIIEANIYLSGIGFESGGLAAAHAIHNGLSLLEECRGMLHGEKVAFATIAQLMLEGVSDQELDRVIDFCREVGLPVTLKELGLSGIEKSRLMLASEASCSEDSPMHNMPFPIHPKEVLEAILEADRRGSL; from the coding sequence ATGACTCAAGTGTTGTGTTCTCCGTCCAGATACATCCAGGGCGCAGGTGAAATACGAAAGCTGGGGGATTATTGTGTACAGCTAGGTGCGAAGGGAGCTCTGGCAATCGTCGATCCCTTTATTCTCAATCGATACAAGGAAGAGATCTCGCATAGCTTTGCTACCCACTCTGTTCCTCTCGTTCTAATAGAGTTTCAGGGAGAATGCAGCCGAAATCAGGTGGAGCGTATCATCCAAAGCTTCGATCCGCAAACGGTTGATGTTATTCTTGGAATAGGGGGCGGCAAAACTTTGGATACGGCTAAAGCGGTCAGTCACTTTGCTGCGCTTCCTGTAATCATCGTGCCAACTGTGGCTTCTACGGATGCCCCTTGTAGCGCTCTAGCGGTGCTGTATACGGATGATGGTGATTTCGACAGCTATCTCCCGTTATTAAGAAATCCCGATGTAGTCATTGCCGACGTTGAAATCATTGCTAAGGCTCCCGCCCGATTGCTCGCTGCAGGGATGGGAGATGCGCTATCAACCTACTACGAAGCACGGGCCTGCCGTTCCTCAGGTGCACGGACTTACGCTGGAGGAACGGGCTCCATCGCCGCATTCTCATTAGCCCAAGCTTGTCTCGATACTATTTTGTCTGAGGGTAAGGCGGCTATGTTAGATGTTAAGCTGGGGGAATGCTCTCCGGCTGTTGAGCATATTATTGAGGCGAATATCTACTTAAGCGGCATTGGTTTTGAAAGTGGAGGATTAGCCGCGGCGCATGCCATACATAATGGCTTATCGCTGCTTGAGGAGTGTCGGGGGATGCTGCATGGTGAGAAGGTAGCGTTCGCCACGATAGCACAGCTTATGCTGGAGGGGGTATCTGACCAGGAACTAGATCGTGTAATTGACTTCTGTCGCGAGGTTGGCCTGCCTGTAACATTGAAGGAGCTAGGTCTCTCCGGTATCGAAAAAAGCCGGCTGATGCTAGCATCGGAGGCCAGCTGCAGTGAAGACAGTCCGATGCATAATATGCCATTCCCGATACATCCAAAAGAGGTTCTTGAAGCGATTCTGGAAGCAGATCGACGGGGATCTTTATAG
- a CDS encoding LytTR family transcriptional regulator DNA-binding domain-containing protein: MNEVARTITVDDALKGNKKLTSIAIDSINFMESDKTIKRIAIHTPDGVFYTIGSLTYWFSSLTDTGYDFIKADRNVLINVSNIREMDKGYNKAYFSTENDAGCFLSEKGYAKVKAKIMKEAYNVKFLESPIW, from the coding sequence ATGAATGAAGTAGCTAGGACAATAACAGTGGACGATGCGTTGAAAGGCAATAAAAAACTTACTTCAATAGCAATCGACAGTATAAATTTTATGGAATCAGACAAAACGATAAAGCGTATTGCGATTCACACGCCTGATGGAGTTTTTTATACAATTGGATCGCTAACATATTGGTTTTCATCGTTAACCGACACAGGGTATGATTTTATTAAAGCGGACCGCAATGTTCTGATTAACGTTTCGAATATACGTGAAATGGACAAGGGCTATAACAAAGCGTATTTTTCAACAGAAAACGACGCAGGCTGCTTTTTATCAGAAAAGGGATATGCGAAAGTTAAAGCCAAGATAATGAAAGAAGCATACAATGTTAAGTTTCTTGAGTCGCCAATATGGTGA
- a CDS encoding trypsin-like peptidase domain-containing protein encodes MIEDSVLCRVYNFRTPTGDGGTMFAVNMNDTDYLITAKHIFESLNNPKKLNISVRQNNNFKKMDVEIRYHNHADIAVMQRVNGIFKNSPINLSLDGMTMGQDTFFLGFPFNLYTPETETENQNFPVPFVKKAVFSSINRIDNVRVIYLDGHNNSGFSGGPVAFKKPNGKEYQICGVISGYLSQNGEVKYGDKIVGNYAENTGIIITHSIEHAIELMDKF; translated from the coding sequence ATGATTGAAGATTCTGTATTATGTAGAGTTTATAATTTTCGCACACCTACAGGTGATGGAGGGACGATGTTCGCAGTCAACATGAATGATACAGATTACCTAATTACTGCAAAGCACATTTTTGAATCTTTGAATAATCCCAAAAAGTTAAATATCTCCGTACGTCAAAATAACAACTTCAAAAAAATGGACGTTGAAATTAGGTATCATAACCACGCCGATATAGCAGTGATGCAGAGAGTAAATGGAATATTCAAGAATTCACCGATTAATTTGAGCCTAGACGGAATGACGATGGGACAAGATACTTTCTTCTTAGGGTTCCCCTTTAATTTGTACACACCTGAAACAGAAACCGAAAATCAAAATTTCCCTGTCCCGTTTGTGAAAAAAGCTGTATTTTCATCCATTAATCGCATAGATAATGTTCGTGTCATATATTTAGATGGACATAATAATTCAGGGTTTTCTGGTGGTCCTGTAGCTTTTAAAAAACCCAATGGGAAAGAATATCAAATTTGTGGAGTAATTTCAGGTTACCTCTCACAAAACGGAGAAGTTAAATATGGAGACAAGATAGTTGGAAACTATGCTGAAAATACAGGGATTATTATTACACACAGCATAGAACACGCTATTGAACTCATGGATAAGTTTTAG
- a CDS encoding accessory gene regulator ArgB-like protein has protein sequence MIDRAALLIATKIKEKVPDHQASVAVMKFSLEIVINTVSIIFFTLLVSIFTGNTKEAAIALISFAVLRQVSGGKHLNSSVSCILITTTMFTAITFVNINTFWQLTLNILSLILVLVYAPSRIEKQSRISRKYYPLLKVISSIIIISSFLISNPTLTLTFFVQSFSLINLRR, from the coding sequence ATGATTGATAGGGCCGCGCTATTGATAGCAACGAAGATTAAAGAAAAAGTGCCAGATCATCAGGCAAGCGTTGCTGTAATGAAATTCTCACTGGAGATAGTTATTAATACAGTTTCGATAATCTTTTTTACTTTACTCGTTTCAATATTTACGGGTAACACGAAAGAGGCAGCAATTGCTCTGATTTCATTCGCTGTTCTCAGACAAGTGTCTGGTGGGAAACATTTAAATTCAAGTGTTTCGTGTATCTTAATAACGACAACTATGTTCACAGCAATAACATTTGTGAATATAAACACTTTCTGGCAACTAACCTTAAACATTCTAAGTTTAATTTTAGTATTGGTTTATGCACCTTCTCGCATTGAGAAACAAAGCAGAATTTCGAGAAAGTATTATCCATTGTTAAAGGTAATATCTTCAATAATTATTATCAGTAGTTTTTTAATATCAAATCCAACATTAACACTAACGTTCTTTGTACAATCGTTTAGCTTGATTAATTTGAGGAGGTGA
- a CDS encoding holin, producing MNNEVLNNVLSFASVLAVFVLALVQVVKTTVNIPKNLLPLVGLVVGLFVGAISYAFTDLDLTLRLWAGGLAGLSATGLFELAFNKRDGKTKE from the coding sequence ATGAATAACGAAGTTTTAAACAATGTGCTCTCATTCGCCTCTGTGCTCGCTGTGTTCGTACTGGCGCTAGTTCAAGTGGTAAAGACGACTGTTAATATTCCCAAGAATCTACTACCCTTGGTGGGGCTTGTGGTGGGCTTGTTTGTGGGGGCAATATCCTATGCATTCACAGATTTGGACTTGACGTTGCGATTATGGGCTGGTGGACTTGCAGGGCTGTCAGCGACAGGGCTCTTTGAACTGGCTTTTAATAAGCGTGATGGTAAGACTAAAGAGTAG
- a CDS encoding Cof-type HAD-IIB family hydrolase gives MTIKTIFFDIDGTIYDENMQVAASTREAITELKRLGHNVAIATGRAPYMFENLRKEFEIDSYVSLNGQCVVYKGKTIYRNPIAMDSLKSLTLFAEKHDHPIAYMDPNGMKVNVASHVDIETSIGSLKLALPQHDPEYFLNHDIYQAMIFCPVDRVEAMYVNEYPELNFIRWHPVCMDVLPGNGSKANGIAQMMNILGVKKSDVYAFGDGLNDIEMLGFVGHGIAMGNARDEVKAAATYVTRNVDDNGIIEGLRMVGLL, from the coding sequence ATGACTATAAAAACTATTTTTTTTGACATCGACGGAACGATTTATGACGAGAATATGCAGGTTGCTGCATCCACCAGAGAAGCGATTACCGAACTGAAAAGGCTTGGCCACAACGTCGCAATTGCCACGGGAAGAGCGCCTTATATGTTTGAAAATTTACGCAAAGAGTTTGAGATAGACAGCTACGTATCCCTTAACGGGCAGTGCGTGGTTTATAAGGGAAAAACAATTTACCGGAACCCGATCGCCATGGACTCTCTTAAGTCTCTTACCTTGTTCGCAGAGAAACATGATCATCCCATTGCTTATATGGACCCCAATGGAATGAAGGTGAACGTTGCTAGCCATGTTGATATTGAGACGAGTATCGGCTCATTGAAGCTGGCCCTGCCGCAGCATGATCCTGAATATTTCCTAAATCACGATATATACCAAGCCATGATATTCTGTCCTGTGGACAGAGTTGAAGCCATGTATGTGAATGAGTATCCGGAGTTGAACTTCATCCGCTGGCATCCGGTCTGTATGGATGTATTGCCGGGGAACGGCTCGAAAGCCAATGGTATCGCTCAAATGATGAATATTCTTGGTGTGAAAAAGAGCGATGTCTATGCCTTTGGTGACGGGCTTAACGATATTGAAATGTTGGGATTCGTCGGACACGGTATCGCAATGGGCAACGCAAGGGATGAGGTAAAAGCAGCGGCGACTTATGTAACCAGGAACGTGGACGATAACGGCATTATTGAGGGATTACGTATGGTCGGGCTGTTATAA
- a CDS encoding aldo/keto reductase family protein, with amino-acid sequence MKFRRLGQSGVKVSEISLGSWLTYGGYVENENAVKAIETAYDLGVNFFDTANVYEKGAAEKVLGETLKAYSRESYVLATKVFGVMGEGPNDRGLSRKHITEQCHASLKRLGTEYVDILYCHRFDPETPLEETLRALDDLVRQGKVFYIGVSEWTAAQMTEALSIADRYLLDKIVVNQPIYNMFERYIEKEVIPLGERKGIGQVVFSPLAQGLLTGKYASVTDVPAESRAAKLDWMRNGITEEKIAKVQQLGKVASELDLTVGQLALAWILRQPNVSSALVGASRPSQVEENVKASGIELTEEVLKRVEDILV; translated from the coding sequence ATGAAGTTTAGAAGATTAGGCCAAAGTGGAGTTAAAGTTAGTGAGATTAGTCTGGGCAGCTGGTTGACATACGGTGGTTATGTAGAAAATGAAAATGCAGTTAAGGCGATTGAAACCGCTTACGACCTAGGTGTCAATTTCTTTGACACAGCAAATGTGTATGAAAAGGGTGCAGCGGAGAAGGTTTTGGGTGAGACGTTAAAAGCATACTCCCGTGAATCTTATGTACTTGCGACGAAAGTGTTCGGGGTTATGGGTGAAGGGCCTAATGACCGAGGTCTCTCCCGCAAGCATATTACTGAGCAGTGTCATGCAAGCTTGAAGCGGTTGGGAACGGAATATGTAGATATTTTATACTGCCACCGTTTCGATCCAGAAACTCCTCTTGAAGAAACATTACGTGCGCTTGATGATTTGGTTCGTCAGGGCAAGGTGTTCTATATCGGTGTCAGTGAATGGACAGCTGCGCAGATGACAGAGGCATTGTCTATAGCCGACCGATATTTACTCGACAAGATTGTTGTAAATCAGCCTATCTACAACATGTTCGAACGATATATTGAGAAGGAAGTTATTCCTCTAGGTGAACGCAAAGGGATAGGTCAGGTTGTATTTTCCCCACTGGCTCAGGGCTTGCTGACCGGAAAATATGCCTCGGTAACCGATGTTCCGGCGGAAAGCCGCGCGGCTAAGCTGGATTGGATGCGAAATGGAATTACGGAAGAAAAGATAGCGAAAGTACAGCAGCTTGGGAAGGTCGCTTCTGAGCTCGACCTTACAGTAGGTCAGCTTGCTTTAGCCTGGATCCTTCGACAACCAAACGTTTCCAGTGCACTGGTCGGAGCGAGTCGTCCGTCACAGGTTGAGGAGAATGTGAAAGCCTCAGGAATCGAGCTTACGGAAGAGGTTCTGAAGCGGGTTGAAGATATTTTAGTCTAA
- a CDS encoding SDR family oxidoreductase → MKVLFIGGTGLISQAVSKLAVERGVELYLFNRGQRDEFVPEGAKVILGDIRNQTEAAAALKDYEFDVVVDWIAFTPDHVQTDLDLFANKTKQYIFISSASAYQKPLQHYLVTEETPLTNPYWQYSRDKIACEQLLLEAHRNTGFPVTIVRPSHTYGDTAIPASLTSWQHPWSLIDRIRKGLPIVIHGDGTSLWTLTHNSDFAKAFVGLLGHPESIGEAIHITSDEVLNWNQIYSKIGAAAGVDPMIVHISTDFIATNSPPGTADGLIGDQAVSIVFDNRKIKGLVPDYQATVPFSEGIKQTLAWFESHPEQCTTDPEWSTLLDLLIKTHGTEAKPLSTFV, encoded by the coding sequence ATGAAGGTATTGTTCATTGGCGGGACGGGTCTGATCAGTCAGGCGGTGTCCAAGCTGGCGGTAGAACGGGGAGTAGAATTATACTTATTTAATAGAGGACAACGGGATGAATTCGTGCCTGAAGGAGCGAAGGTCATTCTGGGCGATATTCGTAACCAGACGGAGGCTGCCGCCGCGCTTAAGGATTATGAATTCGATGTGGTTGTGGACTGGATTGCTTTTACTCCGGACCATGTGCAGACAGACCTAGATCTATTTGCCAATAAAACAAAACAATACATCTTTATAAGTTCTGCATCCGCGTATCAGAAGCCGCTGCAGCATTACTTAGTAACCGAAGAAACCCCGCTTACGAATCCCTACTGGCAGTATTCACGCGACAAGATCGCCTGTGAACAACTGTTGCTTGAAGCTCATCGTAACACCGGGTTCCCTGTGACGATCGTTCGGCCTTCACATACCTACGGGGATACCGCAATTCCGGCTTCTCTAACCAGTTGGCAGCATCCATGGTCGTTGATAGACCGAATCCGTAAGGGACTTCCTATTGTTATCCATGGAGACGGAACTTCGCTTTGGACGTTAACGCATAACTCGGATTTTGCCAAAGCCTTTGTAGGATTGCTGGGGCACCCGGAATCGATTGGCGAGGCGATTCATATCACCTCCGATGAGGTATTGAACTGGAACCAGATTTACAGTAAAATTGGCGCGGCCGCTGGTGTAGATCCGATGATTGTACACATTTCGACAGATTTCATCGCAACTAATTCACCTCCGGGCACAGCAGATGGACTGATTGGCGACCAAGCGGTGAGTATCGTTTTCGACAACCGTAAAATCAAAGGTCTAGTACCGGACTATCAGGCAACGGTCCCTTTTTCCGAAGGGATAAAGCAGACCTTGGCTTGGTTTGAATCACACCCTGAACAGTGCACGACAGACCCGGAGTGGTCGACATTATTGGATCTCTTAATCAAGACTCATGGTACCGAGGCGAAGCCGCTTTCGACATTTGTCTAA
- a CDS encoding cyclic lactone autoinducer peptide, with translation MKIYKYKNMFKVWTGAASLLSLMAVILVSTASVFYVHQPETPEELLK, from the coding sequence ATGAAAATCTATAAGTACAAAAACATGTTTAAGGTGTGGACTGGAGCAGCTAGTCTCCTATCGCTTATGGCTGTTATTCTGGTGAGCACTGCAAGTGTATTTTATGTTCACCAGCCTGAAACGCCAGAAGAATTGTTGAAATAA